In Thalassophryne amazonica chromosome 13, fThaAma1.1, whole genome shotgun sequence, the sequence gacagactggcatcctgtccagggtgtacgccgcctcacgccttatgactgctgggataggctccagcaccccatgacctttaactggagtaagcaggaatTGAAGGTGGATATGTGTGGTAAAAAGTGAAGTGCATCATATTATCTACAAGTACTTAAATTCAAATCTCACCACTTTCTTCAGTCCCAGGATTGGAGCTTAAAAGTTTCCAGATAAGATATGGTCCCCCCAAGACTACAGCAAAAAACAGAAAGATTGGCCAGGACTTAATGCTGTGACCATCCATGTCGTACCCTCTGGATGAATTTGTAGCCAAGGCATCACTAGCACTGTCTGCCCACAAGTCCTCCACTTCATCATCTGTCCTTCGAGACAACAGCCTTTGTAATCGCCGGTAGAGGTAGCGCAAGGTGCGTACCAGTGCAAAGGCAGACAAAACCCGGGTGAGGTGTGCACGAAGCCGTGTTAGATGGTTGGCCACATCCAGCACAGCACGGAAACTGTTGTACACAGCGGAGAACGTAGCATCTAGCATCATACTAACAGAGGCAAAGGCGTGGACAATGCTCTCAATAGACTGGAAAGCGCCACGGCTGCTCTCCTCTGCTTGCTGCACAAACCGGCTGGGGGCAACATCTTCTGTGTGGGAGAAACGGCTATATCCTCCCAGGCCATAGCCACCGCCATAGCTGTAGGGGCTGAATCCCCCGTAGACAGAGTTTCCATATGGACTATAGGAGGTGGTGAAAGAAT encodes:
- the pex13 gene encoding peroxisome biogenesis factor 13 isoform X2, with translation MRVAPPVPPRPLQQSYRPSYNSFTTSYSPYGNSVYGGFSPYSYGGGYGLGGYSRFSHTEDVAPSRFVQQAEESSRGAFQSIESIVHAFASVSMMLDATFSAVYNSFRAVLDVANHLTRLRAHLTRVLSAFALVRTLRYLYRRLQRLLSRRTDDEVEDLWADSASDALATNSSRGYDMDGHSIKSWPIFLFFAVVLGGPYLIWKLLSSNPGTEESATNWASGEDDHVVARAEYDFTAASEEEISLRAGDMLNLAPKEQQPRVRGWLLASMDGQTTGLVPANYVKVLGKRRGRKHAQMEHLVQTEQENPQCSLTADLQPNPAQGPVTGIRSASGAVCSDMLLESVYNESPASQSLETTNSSLPSFTVLNIPQKTDL